In the genome of Enterococcus sp. DIV2402, the window TCTTGACCTAGGTCAAGGAGACATTGATTCAAACTTCGTATACTAAAAGTATCAAAACAGAAGGAGTGTTTTTCATGTCAGAATATGCAAAAATTTATGAAACAGGTGCGATTAATACCGGAGGACGGGATGGAGTGAGCTATTTGTCTGATGGTTCTTATGAGGTGAAAATTGCGACACCTAAAGATATGGGAGGAACTGGAGCTGGGCAAAATCCTGAACAATTATTTGCGTTAGGATATGCGGCGTGTTTCCATGGTGCATTGGAGATAGTTAAAGGACAACATAAAATACGCAATAAATCACAAGTTTTTCATACGGTTTCTTTATTCAAAAAAACAGATGCGGCTGATTTTAAATTAGAAGTAGCTATTCAAGTGGGGATTCAGGACTTTTCTTTAGAAGAAACGCAACAACTTGCAGATGAAGCACATGCCATTTGTCCATACTCAAAAGCATTGAACGGAAATATTGACATTTTTGTTCGTGCCACGAATTACGATGCAAGCAAAGAAAAATAAATTACCTGTACCGTTTAAGATGAATGTCATTTTAAACGGTATGTTTTTGTTTTATGATATATACTAGAAGAAATAAATTGAAATGTAGGTGTTTGAATGACCGCAAAAATTGATTTTACGAAGTATCATCACTGCATTAGCACAATGCCCTTATTTCAAAATTTGCTGTTACAACAAATTGAATTAATTCAGAGTCGTATTACAGAAAAAGAGTTTTCAATAGATGAATTTTTGTATCAAGCAGGAGAAAAATCAGAAGCATTATATTTAATACAAGAAGGACAAGTCAAAATTTATCGCATAGCAGCTTCAGGAAAAGAACAAATGATTCGAGTTTTGGAGCAAGGAGATTTTGTAGGAGAAATGTCGTTATTTAATGATCGTGTTTATGATAATTATGTTCAAGCAATGACGCCCACTAAAGTTTGTGTCATTAATCGTCATGATTTTAAAGAAGTGCTACTGACAAATCCACAAATTGCTTGGGAAATATTGACAGAACTATCAAATCGTTTAACGGATTCAGAGCAACAGACTACGCTAATCACCACTACAAGTGTACTTACTCGGTTAAGTAACTACCTGCTAACTGCTTATCACAAGCAACAAAACACACAGATTCATTTGGAAGCAACAAAGAAAACAATTGCCTCCTATTTAGGGATGTCTGCAGAATCTTTTAGTCGTGGTCTAACCAAATTAACCAAAAAACAAATTGTTTCTCAACCAGCTCCCAACAAAATTGAGCTACTAGCTATCGATGAATTAGAAAAATTAGCCAATGACGCCTCGTTGTAATTTCCTAAGTGAAGTTACAACGAGTTTTAATATTTATAGATATCGAAAATTTCAATTCTTCCGAAGTACAATGGATTCAACTTCCAAAAAATAAGTAAAGATTATTAAAGAACATTTACTTTTATTGACAAATAGTAAGTTGAACAGGCATACTTATCGACATAATAATAAAAAATAAAGGGCTGATGACGATTAAAAAGAAAAAATTTTATTTCACAGTTCTTTCAGCAGGTGTCTTGATTGGCAGTACGATATGGATAACGCATACGTTACGTGAGGATCCTACAATTTTGGAAAACTATTCCGAAATGCTCCATCCGACAGCTTATGATGCGTTAGATTTGATTGATGTACCTTTAGAAAATCAATTGAAGAATAATCCATTAGAAAATGGTTGTGAAATTACAAGTCTTTCAATGCTACTACGTTACTATCGTTTTGATACAACTAAGAATCAGTTAGCTGAAATGCTTGATTATGTTCCTCTAGTATCTGAAAATGGTCTTTACGGTAATCCACATAAAGGCTTTGTTGGAAATATTGAAGCAGGATATGAATCAATGGGTGTAGGCGTAGAGCCTTTAGCAAAAGTAGCAGAAGAAGTTGTGGGAAATGATTATCAGGTAGAAGTAAGTACGACAAAAGACTTTTCTGAGATAGAAGAAAAGGTGAATGCAGGCGTTCCTGTGTTAGTCATTACGACAGTTGACTTTGAAGTACCTACAGAGGAAGATTTATGGGAATGGCAGACAGAAGAGGGGCTGGTAACGGTTAGTCCATTATGTCATGCGGTGGTTATTACTGGTATCGAAGGAGATACAGTTTATGTAAATGATCCCTATGGTTATCGTCATCGAGAAGTTGATCGCGATGATTTTCAAATAATTTACGAAAAAATGGGTCAACAATCGTTGTATCTTGCATAAAGACAGGAGTTCGTAAATGAACTCCTGTCTTTTAAATTTTAGACTGTCCTAAAAGCAACGCATCTGACAACATAATGAAACGATTGTTCTTAATCGTCTGGTGATTTTTGAAGGAACGAGGATGAATTATTTTTAAAGGTGTTATTTTTAACGGAAAAACTTCTTTTTAAATTGTGTAAAGCGCTTTATGTCAACGTGAATCTTTTTTTATTTTAAAAGTTATTTAATAATCGCTAGTTTTTTAAACAAAATGTAAAACAGGGGTTGATTAATCGAAAAAAAATTGCTATTATACATTCATAGTCATTCCGGCATAGCTCAGTTGGTAGTAGCGCATGACTGTTAATCATGATGTCGTAGGTTCGAGTCCTACTGCCGGAGTCAAAAAGAACAAAAGTCATTTCGACTTTTGTTCTTTTTTTATTCCTCTACTCGAATTATTATTAACAATTTGTTTGATAGAATTTTTACTTGTTATATTATATACATATAAAGATATACTGGATATACAAGGATATCCTAAAGGTGGTAATATTATGAGTATTCAAGAAAGAAAATTAAGAAAAGTTGGAAATTCAGTTATGATTGCTTTGTCAAAAGATTTCTTAGATAGTATTGGAGCAACTGTTGCCGATACAGTATATGTTGACGAAGACAAGCTGAAAGAAGCTCTTGTTAAAAAAACACAAAATGAAGAACAAAAAAAACTAGAAATGCTTATAGATAAGTCAATGCAGAAACATGGCGAACTATATAAAGCATTGGTGGACAAATGAGTATATACTACTTAACAGTTGATCAAATATCTCAAATGAATGCTTTTCAGATTTTAAATTATTCTCCAAATGAAAAAATGGGAATCAAGGATTTAAGTGCATTAGAAATGGCAGTGAATCAACCGTCACAAATTGTTTTTGGACAAGAATTATATCCATCAATTGAAGAAAAAGTTGCTATACTAATGATTAATCTAGTGAAAAAGTATCCTTTTTTTAATGGTAATAAGAGAACAGCAGTAATGGCAGCCGATGTATTTTTACAATTTAATGGATATGACATTTCTTTCGAGTTAGAAGAAGGAATTGAGTTGGTTGTTGATATAGCGACTTACGAAGCTGAAGAGTTCAATCATTTGAAGAATATCGTTACTAGAATATTCAAAAGTAAAGTGGATCAACAATTATAGAAATAAAATTTAAAAGATTTTATTTGATTGATAGATTAGCACAAGAAAGAAAAATTGTTTCAACAGTGATACAGTAGTCACTATTGAAACAATTTTTTCTTTCTTCATTTTTAGTTGATACTTTTTGAAATACAGCTCGAATTTTTGTCAGCTGGTCTAATAGGACTTTTCCATGTGTTTTCATTATTATAATTCTCTTCCTACTAGGTTTCCTAAATCTTGAAGCTTAACAGTGCACTTTGTGTCATCTTTAAACTATTTGTAGTAAAAGAGAAGCAAAATGAACAAAGAGGCTAGCGTTAAAAATCAGATTTTATCTTTATATAATCAAAATAAAGACATAATCACTATTTTTTAGGATTATACAAGCTAGTTGACTCCCCTTTTGAAGGGAGGTTATTGCTCCATAACTCGTTGTAACTGTTGATAAGCATCCGCAGTTTTTTGTGGTTGTTTATTTGTATAATAATAATCTCGTGTAGGTGTTACAATGTGTAAAATTTGTTTTGTTTGATGATCGACATATAATGTGGCAGCCTTCCCATCAACGGTGAATTTACCAGCTGCGTAATTATTTGTCGCGCTGCCATATAGTTTTGTTATATTATTCGGTAATTTTTCTAACAATTCCACTTTTTCAATAGTATCTAGTGGGATGTCGGAAGTTGTGACAAAGGGGGCCTTTAGTTCAATGTTAGTCGCAGTTTGCTCATATTGAAATGGATTGGCAGTAAAGTCATACAAATAGGCTGGAACTAATGTAACTACGAAAGCTACGACGATGATAATACCAGTCAAGCCCATCAATAGTTTTCCTACGGGACGACCCAAATTCAGCCCCATGTTCATACCCATTCGGCTAGGAATAAACAAGCGAGGATCATTGGGATTGTAATATACGCCAAAGCGCCAATATTGATCGTCTCCTAGATAACGGTAACTAGGCACTTGTGCAAGCAATTGGTCTTGTTTTTTTCGTAAAGAATAGAGGTACCAAAAAGAAAAAATAGTCCAGCTAATAATTAAGAGGAAAAAGAAGGCCAATAAAATCATTTCCAGTGCAGGTGCAACGCTCAAACTAATTGCTGGGATAAATAATAATGGAATCAATACCCAACTAATGGAAACCATCATCAGCGACCAATGATGTTTAGTTAAATCATTATATTGCTGATTAATTGAACGGTTATCGGTTAAGGCGCGAACTGGTAATTTTCCGACGATTAACCAACTACCAAATGAAAGGAATAAAAAGACGCCACTGAGAATAATCATCAACCAACTAGCTTCAAAACGAGAAAGCACACTATAAATACTTCCTAAAATCCAAACAAGTAATGGTGGGAGTAACCACCAAC includes:
- a CDS encoding Crp/Fnr family transcriptional regulator; the encoded protein is MTAKIDFTKYHHCISTMPLFQNLLLQQIELIQSRITEKEFSIDEFLYQAGEKSEALYLIQEGQVKIYRIAASGKEQMIRVLEQGDFVGEMSLFNDRVYDNYVQAMTPTKVCVINRHDFKEVLLTNPQIAWEILTELSNRLTDSEQQTTLITTTSVLTRLSNYLLTAYHKQQNTQIHLEATKKTIASYLGMSAESFSRGLTKLTKKQIVSQPAPNKIELLAIDELEKLANDASL
- a CDS encoding organic hydroperoxide resistance protein; protein product: MSEYAKIYETGAINTGGRDGVSYLSDGSYEVKIATPKDMGGTGAGQNPEQLFALGYAACFHGALEIVKGQHKIRNKSQVFHTVSLFKKTDAADFKLEVAIQVGIQDFSLEETQQLADEAHAICPYSKALNGNIDIFVRATNYDASKEK
- a CDS encoding PH domain-containing protein, which encodes MSYMFIGILILVNIIQACTLRLSGTPHNQVILENTMSTEYLAAPQIRNLAQEYKNRLMQIAAGFSFLSIGLLFISYESIFLTFFWILLFSSMIALFFCKVHYVRKMQELLIANDWLMPVKPILVDTQLILVKNQKMVSGWWLLPPLLVWILGSIYSVLSRFEASWLMIILSGVFLFLSFGSWLIVGKLPVRALTDNRSINQQYNDLTKHHWSLMMVSISWVLIPLLFIPAISLSVAPALEMILLAFFFLLIISWTIFSFWYLYSLRKKQDQLLAQVPSYRYLGDDQYWRFGVYYNPNDPRLFIPSRMGMNMGLNLGRPVGKLLMGLTGIIIVVAFVVTLVPAYLYDFTANPFQYEQTATNIELKAPFVTTSDIPLDTIEKVELLEKLPNNITKLYGSATNNYAAGKFTVDGKAATLYVDHQTKQILHIVTPTRDYYYTNKQPQKTADAYQQLQRVMEQ
- a CDS encoding type II toxin-antitoxin system death-on-curing family toxin; this encodes MSIYYLTVDQISQMNAFQILNYSPNEKMGIKDLSALEMAVNQPSQIVFGQELYPSIEEKVAILMINLVKKYPFFNGNKRTAVMAADVFLQFNGYDISFELEEGIELVVDIATYEAEEFNHLKNIVTRIFKSKVDQQL
- a CDS encoding C39 family peptidase, which codes for MWITHTLREDPTILENYSEMLHPTAYDALDLIDVPLENQLKNNPLENGCEITSLSMLLRYYRFDTTKNQLAEMLDYVPLVSENGLYGNPHKGFVGNIEAGYESMGVGVEPLAKVAEEVVGNDYQVEVSTTKDFSEIEEKVNAGVPVLVITTVDFEVPTEEDLWEWQTEEGLVTVSPLCHAVVITGIEGDTVYVNDPYGYRHREVDRDDFQIIYEKMGQQSLYLA
- a CDS encoding addiction module antitoxin, encoding MSIQERKLRKVGNSVMIALSKDFLDSIGATVADTVYVDEDKLKEALVKKTQNEEQKKLEMLIDKSMQKHGELYKALVDK